The following DNA comes from Kineococcus rhizosphaerae.
TACAAGACGCACCTGGCGTACGTGAAGGAGCGGCGCTCGGACTCCGACGGGGAAGCGATCCTCAACGAGGCCCTCGAGAGCCTGCGGGCACGCGGCCTCATCCGCTGACTCTGGACCCACTGCACGACGAAGGCCCCCTGCGCAACGCAGGGGGCCTTCGTCGTGCCCGGGTCAGGCGCGGTCGTGCAGCGTCACGTGGTACCCGTCGGGGTCGGCGAACGTGAACGTCCGCCCGAAGGGACCGTCGACGGGAGCCGAGACGATCCGGTGACCGTCCGCGGCGAGCGCGTCGTGGATCTCCTGGACGTCCGTGGCGTGCAGCCACAGCGCCACCCCGAGGCCGGGTCGTTCCCCCGAGGACAGGTCGGTGCCGGGGATGACGTCGCGCAGCGCGAAGGTCACGGGGGCGGTGTCGAAGACGACGGCGTGCGGGGGGCCGGCGGGGGAGCGCACCAGGCCGAGGTAGCGCTCGTAGAACGCCTGCGCCGCAGCCAGGTCGCGGGTCTGCAGCGAGATGAAGTCGGGACCGGTGACCGGCACGGGGGGCTCCTCTTGTTCGTGTCAGTTCTCTGACACGACAGACGGTATGTCAGGATGCTGACATGAGTCAAGAGAGTCCCGCGCCGGGGACCGAGGCGGGGATCGACCTGCCGACCTCGCTCGGCTATCTGCTGAAGGAGGCCTCCAGCGCGCTGCGCACCGCCCTGGACGACGTCCTGCGCCCGCTCGGGATGAGCGTGACCCGCTACTCGTGCCTGGAACTGCTCGCCCAGCGACCCGGGCTGTCGAACTCCGACCTGGCCCGCGGGGCCTTCGTCACCCGGCAGTCCATGAACGTGCTCCTGCAGACCCTCGAGCGCGAGGGTCTCGTCACCCGCCCGGCGCAGGCACTCGTCGGCAAGGTCCTGCCCGCCGAACTCACCCCCGCCGGTCGCGACGCCCTGCGGGCGGCGACCGCGGCGGTCCGTTCCGTCGAGTTCAGGATGCTGTCCCGGCTCAGCCCGCAGCAGCAGGCGCAGGCGTTCAGCGCGCTGCGCGCCATGGTCGACGCCCTGCACGACGAGAGCCCGGGGTGATCGAGCGCTGCTCGACCACCCCGGGCTCCGGGCGGCGCCGGTCTCAGAGGTCGGTCGCAGCCGCCTGGTCGATGAGCCACAGGGTCCGCTCGGTGCCGAACACACCCGCCGCGGGGGTCTCGGACACGTCACCGGCCGCCACGCCGCGGGCCACGGCGGCGGCCTTCTCGGCGCCGGCGGCCACGAGCCACACCTGCCGGGCCCGGGCGATCGCCCCGAAGGTGAACGACACCCGCAGCGGCGGGGGCTTGGGGGACTCGCGGACCCCCACGACGCTGGAGTCGTCACGGCCCAACCCCGCGTGGTGCGGGAACAGCGAGGCCACGTGCCCGTCCGGACCCATCCCGAGCAGCAGGACGTCGAACTCCGGCGCCTCGGCCCCGGCGCCGAACTGCAGCAGTTCCGCCGCGTAGCGCGCGGCGGCCGCGTCGAGGTCGTCGCCGTCGGGCCCGTCGCTCGCCGGCGGCAGGTGCACCGTCGCCGGGTCGAGGTCCAGCGCGCC
Coding sequences within:
- a CDS encoding VOC family protein, encoding MPVTGPDFISLQTRDLAAAQAFYERYLGLVRSPAGPPHAVVFDTAPVTFALRDVIPGTDLSSGERPGLGVALWLHATDVQEIHDALAADGHRIVSAPVDGPFGRTFTFADPDGYHVTLHDRA
- a CDS encoding MarR family winged helix-turn-helix transcriptional regulator, whose amino-acid sequence is MSQESPAPGTEAGIDLPTSLGYLLKEASSALRTALDDVLRPLGMSVTRYSCLELLAQRPGLSNSDLARGAFVTRQSMNVLLQTLEREGLVTRPAQALVGKVLPAELTPAGRDALRAATAAVRSVEFRMLSRLSPQQQAQAFSALRAMVDALHDESPG
- the pgl gene encoding 6-phosphogluconolactonase, with translation MTRETVLVVRHESPEVLAAATAGRLLAAIADAQAARGLAHVSLTGGTIGGKTLAAVAASPARESVDWKRVHLWWSDERFLPAGDPERNATQAQDALLGALDLDPATVHLPPASDGPDGDDLDAAAARYAAELLQFGAGAEAPEFDVLLLGMGPDGHVASLFPHHAGLGRDDSSVVGVRESPKPPPLRVSFTFGAIARARQVWLVAAGAEKAAAVARGVAAGDVSETPAAGVFGTERTLWLIDQAAATDL